From Mustelus asterias chromosome 5, sMusAst1.hap1.1, whole genome shotgun sequence, a single genomic window includes:
- the iah1 gene encoding isoamyl acetate-hydrolyzing esterase 1 homolog isoform X1, with translation MSACGLLWPRVILFGDSITQRSFDQGGWGAAIANRLVRKCDVLNRGLSGYNSKWALSVLPKIITQPANQGTIAAVTVFFGANDSALKDVNPVQHIPLTEYAENLKRTVQYLRSIGVCEEKVIMITPPPLDESAWEKECIVKDCILNRYNSVTKQYAEACVNVATECGTDVLDLWTLMQMENQDFSSYLSDGLHLSEKGNMFLETHLWPLLEKKMERLPMILPHWSDIDHLNPEASLLV, from the exons ATGTCGGCCTGCGGTCTTCTGTGGCCCCGAGTCATCTTATTCGGAGACTCCATCACTCAG CGTTCCTTTGATCAAGGAGGCTGGGGTGCTGCAATCGCAAACAGACTTGTTCG AAAGTGTGACGTGCTGAACCGTGGTTTATCAGGGTACAACTCAAAATGGGCCCTGAGTGTTCTGCCAAAGATTATTACTCAGCCTGCTAACCAAGGGACCATTGCTGCTGTTACGGTCTTTTTTGGAGCAAATGACTCTGCTTTGAAAG ATGTGAACCCAGTGCAGCACATACCTCTCACTGagtatgctgaaaatctgaaacgtACAGTCCAGTACTTGAGATCCATAGGCGTTTGTGAAGAAAAGGTGATCATGATAACACCACCTCCACTGGATGAGTCAGCTTGGGAAAAGGAGTGCATTGTCAAGG ATTGTATATTGAACAGATACAATTCTGTAACCAAGCAGTATGCTGAGGCCTGTGTCAACGTAGCAACAGAATGTGGGACTGACGTGCTTGATCTCTGGACCTTGATGCAAATGGAGAATCAG GACTTTTCCTCCTACCTTTCGGATGGACTGCATTTATCAGAGAAAGGAAATATGTTTCTGGAAACCCATTTGTGGCCCCTGCTGGAAAAGAAAATGGAAAGATTGCCAATGATCCTGCCTCACTGGAGTGACATAGATCATCTGAACCCCGAAGCCAGCCTACTAGTGTAA
- the iah1 gene encoding isoamyl acetate-hydrolyzing esterase 1 homolog isoform X2 — protein MSACGLLWPRVILFGDSITQRSFDQGGWGAAIANRLVRKCDVLNRGLSGYNSKWALSVLPKIITQPANQGTIAAVTVFFGANDSALKDVNPVQHIPLTEYAENLKRTVQYLRSIGVCEEKVIMITPPPLDESAWEKECIVKDCILNRYNSVTKQYAEACVNVATECGTDVLDLWTLMQMENQARKENILIKVERSDR, from the exons ATGTCGGCCTGCGGTCTTCTGTGGCCCCGAGTCATCTTATTCGGAGACTCCATCACTCAG CGTTCCTTTGATCAAGGAGGCTGGGGTGCTGCAATCGCAAACAGACTTGTTCG AAAGTGTGACGTGCTGAACCGTGGTTTATCAGGGTACAACTCAAAATGGGCCCTGAGTGTTCTGCCAAAGATTATTACTCAGCCTGCTAACCAAGGGACCATTGCTGCTGTTACGGTCTTTTTTGGAGCAAATGACTCTGCTTTGAAAG ATGTGAACCCAGTGCAGCACATACCTCTCACTGagtatgctgaaaatctgaaacgtACAGTCCAGTACTTGAGATCCATAGGCGTTTGTGAAGAAAAGGTGATCATGATAACACCACCTCCACTGGATGAGTCAGCTTGGGAAAAGGAGTGCATTGTCAAGG ATTGTATATTGAACAGATACAATTCTGTAACCAAGCAGTATGCTGAGGCCTGTGTCAACGTAGCAACAGAATGTGGGACTGACGTGCTTGATCTCTGGACCTTGATGCAAATGGAGAATCAGGCAAGGAAAGAGAACATACTAATAAAGGTGGAAAGGAGTGACAGATGA